A section of the Pithys albifrons albifrons isolate INPA30051 chromosome 4, PitAlb_v1, whole genome shotgun sequence genome encodes:
- the RRS1 gene encoding ribosome biogenesis regulatory protein homolog — MAAVRVEAVLAAAEEQEAEKRRSITVEKELELEFDLGNLLALDRNPPAAAALRGAGPRREALLQALARDNTQLLVCRLWELPAERAGGAGGPLVARLPEPAFRLPREKPPPRPRPPTRWEQFARLKGIRRRKKTSLVWDEQAKEWRRRWGYRRAGGDPARAWVAEVPAGADPEEDQFARLRREKRERVARNELNRLRNLARAHRAGSAAPAAPLHPTGHQDRDELRRVARVARVSTASLGRFQPRLPKEPAEPPSRSGGKKRRFEPLLGNLAAERSRQLELLRDMGSKKPVLDITRAVNKQMRQEEAEAAAAHKGKKQSQRGKRGRRQQRPGRSGKQSGARRQQQQQKPAGGGTGRRKKA; from the coding sequence atggCGGCCGTGCGGGTGGAGGCGGTGCTGGCGGCTGCCGAGGAGCAGGAGGCGGAGAAGCGGCGAAGCATCACGgtggagaaggagctggagctggagttcGACCTGGGCAACCTGCTGGCGCTGGACCGCAACccgccggcggcggcggcgctgcgcGGGGCGGGCCCGCGGCGGGAGGCGCTGCTGCAGGCGCTGGCCCGCGACAACACGCAGCTGCTGGTGTGCCGGCTCTGGGAGCTACCGGCCGAGCGCGCCGGCGGCGCCGGGGGCCCGCTGGTGGCGCGGCTGCCCGAGCCCGCGTTCCGCCTGCCGCGGGAGAAGCCGCCGCCGCGGCCTCGGCCGCCAACGCGCTGGGAGCAGTTCGCACGGCTGAAGGGCATCCGCCGCCGCAAGAAAACCTCGCTGGTATGGGACGAGCAGGCCAAGGAGTGGCGGCGGCGCTGGGGCTaccggcgggcgggcggggacCCGGCCCGCGCCTGGGTGGCGGAGGTGCCCGCGGGCGCCGACCCCGAGGAGGACCAGTTCGCGCGGCTGCGGCGGGAGAAGCGGGAGCGGGTGGCGCGCAACGAGCTGAACCGGCTGCGCAACCTGGCCCGGGCACACCGCGCCGGcagcgccgcgcccgccgccccccTGCACCCCACCGGGCATCAGGACCGCGACGAGCTGCGCCGCGTCGCCCGCGTCGCCCGCGTCTCCACCGCCTCGCTCGGCCGCTTCCAGCCGCGGCTGCCCAAGGAGCCAGCCGAGCCGCCCTCCCGCAGCGGCGGCAAGAAGCGCCGCTTCGAGCCGCTCCTGGGCAACCTGGCGGCCGAGCGCAGccggcagctggagctgctgcgaGACATGGGCAGCAAGAAGCCGGTCCTGGACATCACCCGCGCTGTCAACAAGCAGATGCGCCAGGAGGAAGCCGAGGCGGCCGCCGCCCACAAAGGCAAGAAGCAGTCGCAGCGGGGCAAGCGCGGCCGCCGGCAGCAGCGCCCGGGCCGCAGCGGCAAGCAGAGCGGAGcccggcggcagcagcagcagcaaaagcctGCAGGCGGCGGCACCGGCAGGAGGAAGAAGGCGTGA